The DNA window AGCTTGACCTGCAAGCGCTTCGGGGGCCACGTCCACGAGATGGGGTTCCTGCTCATCTACTTCCAGCTCGCGTTCTACTGCAACGTGAGCGACGCCTGGCTCTTCCCCGAGAAGTCCAAGCGCCTCTGGGTGACCACGGCCGGCCCCTACTTCGAGATGTTCCTCTGGGCCCTGGCTGTCATCACCTGGCGGGTCACGGAGCCTGGGACGTGGCCCAGCGCGGTTGCGCTGGTGGTGATCGCCACCTCCGCCTTCAAGCTCTTCATCAACCTCAACCCCCTCATCAAGCTCGACGGCTACTACCTGCTGAGCGACGCGCTGGGGATGCACAACCTCCGCGCGCGCGCGTTCGGCTATCTCAAGCGCCGGCTTTCCGCTCTAGTGGCTTCGCCGGCCCGGACGCTGGAGGAGCCTACCCTCCGGGAGCGACGGATCTACCTGGCGTACAGCCTCCTGGCCGGCGGCTACTCCGCGTGGCTCCTCGGCTGGGTGGCGTTGATGGTGGGCGGCTTTCTCACCGAGCGCTACCAGGGGGCCGGGGCGATCGTCTACGCGGGCCTGCTCGGGCTCGCGTTCCAGAACCCGCTGCGGCGCTGGACTGCGAGACCCAGGCTCCGGGCTTGGCGCGAGCACGTGAACGCGCGATGGCGGTCGATGAGCGGGCCGGTGCGCGTTCTCCTGCTCTTCGGCCTCGTCCTGGCCGTGCTCTTTCTGGTGCCGTGGGAGCTCACGGTCTCGGGCGAGTTCTCGGTCGCCCCCCACCACAACGCCGACGTGCGCGCCGAGGTCGACGGGATCATCGCCGAGGTCTACGTCGACGAGGGCCAGCGGGTGGCCGCCGGCGAGCTGATCGCCCGACTCGCGGATCGGGACTATCGCGCCGAGCTGAGGGCCGTCGAGGGGCAGAGCGACGAGACGCGGGCCCGGCTCAAGATGCTGCGGGCGGGACCGCGGGCGGAGGAGCTGCGCCTGGCCCGTCAGAACATCGAGACGGCCGTGACCCGGCGCGAGCACGCCCGCCGTCGGTACGAAGAGGCGCAACAGATGCAGGCCGCCCGGCTGGCCAAGGCGACAGCGGACGTCGCGGCGGCCGAAGAGCGGCTGCGGTACGCCCGCAACGATCTCGAGCGGTCTCAGGCGCTCTTCGCCGGCGAGCTGATCTCCCGGCGAGCGCTCGAGGAGTCCCAGGAGCGGGCGGGGATCCGGGAGAAGGAGCTGGCGGCCGCCCGGGCCGAGCTCGCGGGCGTGTCGGCCGGCGATCTGGCGTCGACCGGCGATCTGGCTGGGTTCCACAAGGAGCTGGCCGTGGCCCAGAAGGAAGCCGAGGAAGCCCGGGGCCGGCTCCGGCTGCTCGAAGCCGGCAGCCGGCCGGAGGAGATCGAGGGCGCTGAGGCGACGCTGGCGCGACTGCTGAGCCAGCGGAGCCACCTCGAGGACCAGCTCCGGCTCGTCACGGTGCGGAGCGCCGTGGGCGGCGTCGTGACGACCCCGAAGCCCCGCGAGAAGATCGGACAGTACGTGAAGAAGGGCGACCTCATCGTCGAGGTGCACGAGTTCGCGACGGTCAAAGCGGAGATCGCTGTCCCGGAGCGGGAGATCGGCGACGTGAAGGTCGGGCAGCCGGTCGTCGTCAAGGCCCGGGCCTTTCCTGAGCGCGGCTTTCAGGGCCGGGTGACCGCCATCGCGCCGGCGGCCGTGAAGGAGGAGGAAGGCTGGCGGGGCAGGGTGTTCAGGGTGACGACCGCCCTCGAGAACCCCGACCTCCTGCTCAGGCCCGAGATGACGGGGACCGCCAAGATCTACTGCGGGCAGCGTCGGCTGTTCGACGTCCTCACCCGCCGGCTCGCCCGGTACCTGCGCGTGGAGTTCTGGTCGTGGTGGTAGCGCGGGCCTCTTCGACGGGAAGACCACAAAGGGCGGCCGAATCTCGGCTGATCACCTCGGGAACCGGCCTCCTGGGCGATCCAGGAAGACTTCATGGCCGAGCCCAGGCCCTGGCTCAGGCGCCCGGCTTGAAGATCTCCCGGAACAGCGAGACGTAGGCGTCGAACTCGTCCATGGCCTGGCCATCGAACGGCAGGAGCCGGTAGGGCTGCAGATAGGGAACGGTCACATCCGGCCGGGTCGGAACGCGATGCCGCCGCTTGATCGTTTCCATCCCGGTACGGGAAAGGATGAAGTCGTAGAACAACGCGGCCGCATGGGGGCGGCTGCCGGTACTGGTCAGGGCGATGCCGATCTTGTGAACCGGGATCACCCCATCGAGCGCGACCCAGTCGATCGGGGCTCCCTGGGCTTTGGACCGCTCGATGTTGTGCACCTGGAGCTCGGCGGCCAGCGGGAATTCGCCCGCCACCACCAGCTGCCCGATCAGGGAGTGCCCCTTGCGCCACTGGATCTCCTGGCGCGCGAGCTGCCTGAAGTACGCGAGGGCCGCGTCCCGGCCTTCCCGTTGTTCCAGGAACCGGGCGGTCTCGTAGTACGGATAGAACGCCGGGTCGTCCAGATTGCGGGGCCCGCAGTAGGCCACCAGGTGCCCGGCCTTCATGCCGAGCTCCTTGATGCAGCGCCGGAGCTCGCTGGCCATCTCGTCCGGACAGCCGGCCGGCGCCATGGCCACCGGCCAGAAGACATCTTCGTAGCCTCTGACGAGGTTCCTCACCCAGGTGTTGTACGCGCGGCACAACGCGACACCCAGGCCCCCCACGTTCCGGGTGGGGATGCCGATGCCGGTCGGGAAGATCACCTGCTTCTCGATGCCCTCCTGGCGGATGTCCTGCCGCCTCCGCTCCATGTCGTAGCCCCCGACCTGGCGCTCGGCGAGCTCGGAGTCGAGCTGGGGATCGTACATGTACGGGTGCTTGAAGCAGACCCGGGCCCGGGGGTCGCCGACCTCCAGGGCGTGGATGAAGCGGGTCTGGTGATGACGCCCGTTCCCCGCCTTCACCGGCGTATAGCGGGCGTAGGGTTCCTCGAGCCGGTACACCTCGTCCAGGAAGTAGCCTTCCCGCAGGTGAGAATCCAGATCGATGATCATGGTCTGGCTCCTTGTCCCGTCGCCACGGCAGCTCGTCTTCGCCCAGATCGGTGTAGATGCGGTTGCCGATGCAGCCCGTGCTCGTCACCAGACCGTGGGCCAGGGCGGCCGGGAGCGCCTGTGATGCTCCTTGCTCCCATCGCTCTCGCGGAGGGCCCGCCACACCCGCTCGGGCGTGAGCGGAAGGTCGCGCACCCGGACCCCGGTGGCCCGGGCCAGCGCGTTGGCCACCGCGGGGGAGACGCCCACGATGCCGCCTTCCCCCATTCCCTTGGCGCCGTACGGTCCGGGGCCGTCCTGGTTCTCGACGAGAAGCGCGATGAACTCCCCGGGGAGATCGGTGAAGAGGGGGACCCGGTAGTCGATGAGGTTGGGGTTGACGATCTGGTCGTCCTCGTAACGGATCGCTTCGAAGAGGGTGTGGCCGAGTCCCATCATGGCCGCCCCTTCGTCCTGCCCCTCGCACTCCCGGGGGTTGATCGCCTTTCCCACGTCGGCCGCGGACACGTAGCGGTGGACGGTCAACTGCCCGGTCTCGCGATCCACCTCGACCTCGGCCCCACCGATCCCGATCTCCCAGAAGACCGGATTCACGGGCCGGCCTCCGGGCGGCCGCACGTAGCCCCGCCCGACCAGCTCGCCGCCGGGAAGCCCGAAGTGGGCGGCGATGACTTCGGCATAGCTCATCGCCTTCCGGCGCCCGGCCGAGAGCGCGCCGTCGCCTAGCGTGATCGCCTTGCGCGGGGCCTTGAGAAGCCTGGCGCCGATCTGCACGAGCTGGGCCCTGACCTCGAGGGCGGCGCGCTGGACGGCCAGGCCCATGAGCGTGGTCGAGCGGCTGGATCCCGTGGACCGGTCGAAGGGCATGGCGTCGGTATCGCCGCGGGCCACGGTCACCCGCGAGAGAGGAAGGCCCAGCTCCTCGGCGGCAATCTGGGAGAGCACCGTGCGGACTCCCTGGCCGATCTCGGTCGAGCCCGCCAGGACCGTCGCGCTGCCGTCGGCGTGCAGCCGCACGATGGCGATCGACACCGGGAAGGCTCCGGCGTTCATGAAGCCACAGGCGAGTCCGAGCCCGCGTCCGTCTGCCGTCGCGCGCCGGCGCCATCCCAGGGCCTGGGCCGTCTTCCTGAGCCCGACCGAGATGTCGCCGTCGAGCGGCTTCATTCCCTTCCGGACCAGCTCGCCGCGCTCGAGGACATTCTTCAAGCGCAGCTCCAGCGGATCGATCCCGAGGCGCT is part of the Candidatus Methylomirabilota bacterium genome and encodes:
- a CDS encoding efflux RND transporter periplasmic adaptor subunit — its product is SLTCKRFGGHVHEMGFLLIYFQLAFYCNVSDAWLFPEKSKRLWVTTAGPYFEMFLWALAVITWRVTEPGTWPSAVALVVIATSAFKLFINLNPLIKLDGYYLLSDALGMHNLRARAFGYLKRRLSALVASPARTLEEPTLRERRIYLAYSLLAGGYSAWLLGWVALMVGGFLTERYQGAGAIVYAGLLGLAFQNPLRRWTARPRLRAWREHVNARWRSMSGPVRVLLLFGLVLAVLFLVPWELTVSGEFSVAPHHNADVRAEVDGIIAEVYVDEGQRVAAGELIARLADRDYRAELRAVEGQSDETRARLKMLRAGPRAEELRLARQNIETAVTRREHARRRYEEAQQMQAARLAKATADVAAAEERLRYARNDLERSQALFAGELISRRALEESQERAGIREKELAAARAELAGVSAGDLASTGDLAGFHKELAVAQKEAEEARGRLRLLEAGSRPEEIEGAEATLARLLSQRSHLEDQLRLVTVRSAVGGVVTTPKPREKIGQYVKKGDLIVEVHEFATVKAEIAVPEREIGDVKVGQPVVVKARAFPERGFQGRVTAIAPAAVKEEEGWRGRVFRVTTALENPDLLLRPEMTGTAKIYCGQRRLFDVLTRRLARYLRVEFWSWW
- a CDS encoding amidohydrolase family protein, which encodes MIIDLDSHLREGYFLDEVYRLEEPYARYTPVKAGNGRHHQTRFIHALEVGDPRARVCFKHPYMYDPQLDSELAERQVGGYDMERRRQDIRQEGIEKQVIFPTGIGIPTRNVGGLGVALCRAYNTWVRNLVRGYEDVFWPVAMAPAGCPDEMASELRRCIKELGMKAGHLVAYCGPRNLDDPAFYPYYETARFLEQREGRDAALAYFRQLARQEIQWRKGHSLIGQLVVAGEFPLAAELQVHNIERSKAQGAPIDWVALDGVIPVHKIGIALTSTGSRPHAAALFYDFILSRTGMETIKRRHRVPTRPDVTVPYLQPYRLLPFDGQAMDEFDAYVSLFREIFKPGA
- a CDS encoding xanthine dehydrogenase family protein molybdopterin-binding subunit; its protein translation is MGISVPRVDAVEKVTGRARYTGDIVLPGMLHGKILRSPHPHARIRAIDAHVAEQVPGVVAVLTREDLKDIDPYYGPIVQDRPLLALDRTRYVGEPVAAVAAADEATAERAASLIMVEYDELPAAVGAAAALAPGAPRIHEGPHRAGEERITARPVPGTNICHHERLIQGDVERGFAEADLVVEDTFTFPMVYHYALEPHTVVAHWDKDALTVWASAQHPFLVRGELARIFRLPLAKVRMIIPFVGGGFGSKSYTKIEPLVAALARKAGRPVRVAQSVHESMHTTRRHAVTCRIKTGVKRDGTLLAKACAIHLDTGAYADNGPQVANRAAHRVIGPYRIPHLQIDAYAVYTNSVPAGSFRSIGAPQSIWACESQMDIIAERLGIDPLELRLKNVLERGELVRKGMKPLDGDISVGLRKTAQALGWRRRATADGRGLGLACGFMNAGAFPVSIAIVRLHADGSATVLAGSTEIGQGVRTVLSQIAAEELGLPLSRVTVARGDTDAMPFDRSTGSSRSTTLMGLAVQRAALEVRAQLVQIGARLLKAPRKAITLGDGALSAGRRKAMSYAEVIAAHFGLPGGELVGRGYVRPPGGRPVNPVFWEIGIGGAEVEVDRETGQLTVHRYVSAADVGKAINPRECEGQDEGAAMMGLGHTLFEAIRYEDDQIVNPNLIDYRVPLFTDLPGEFIALLVENQDGPGPYGAKGMGEGGIVGVSPAVANALARATGVRVRDLPLTPERVWRALRESDGSKEHHRRSRPPWPTVW